GGAGGAGCTCGACGACGCCGCGCTGGTGGGCGCGCCGGGCCTGCGGCGGCCGGGCAGGCGCCGGGCGGGCGGCGAAGTCCGCTGGGAGGACGCCCCGAGCGAGGGTTACGGTGCCAACGGCGCGGGCCGGCGCGGCGCCGACGATCGCCTCGCCGCCTTGGGCGCCGGCGCGGTCGACCTGCGTGGGGCCGGCGGCTCGCTGCCCGAGGCGGACGACGACCTGGATGACTCGGGCGACTACGACGACGACTCGGAGCTGTGGGCCGCCGACCTGGGCCTGCCGGAGGGTCCGGCCCTGCGTCACCTGGTGGCCGACGAGGAGGGCGCCGGCTGGGATCAGGCGTACGCCTCGGGGGTGGAGCCGGCCGACGAACTGTACGGCGACCTGCGCCGCCTCGAGGGGCTGGCCGTCGCCGACGGCGACGGCCCGGCGCCGCGCGACGACGGGGCGTGGCCGCCCGGGCCGCGCCGCCAGCCCTGAGCCCCCGTGCGCTGCCCGTACTGTTCCGCCGAGGACACGCGCGTGATCAACTCGCGGCCGTCCGACGAGGGCGCCGCCATAAGGCGCCGGCGCGAGTGCGTTGCGTGCTCGCGGCGCTTCACCACCTACGAGCGGGCGCAGTTCGAGGCGCTGCTGGTGCGGAAGCGCTCGGGTAGGCTCGAGGCGTTCAACCCCGACAAGCTGCTCGGCAAGCTCCGCATCGCCTGCAACAAGCGGCCGGTGGGCGAGAAGCAGTTGCGGGAGTTCGCCTACTCGTTCGAGGACGAGACGGGCACGCCGGAGATCGCCAGCGAGGAGATCGGGCGTCGCGTGCTCGAGTTCCTGCAGGAGACCGACAGCGTGGCGTACATACGCTTCCTGAGCGTGTACGGCGACTTCGAGTCGGTGGGGCGCTTCATCGAGGAGATCAAGCAGCTCAACGACAAGGAGGGCGCCAAGGAGTGACGGCGCGGCGGCTCGCGCGCGGCGCGCTTCAGGCGTCCCACGCGACAGTCGAGCCGTCCGGACCCTTGCTGACGACCAGCCGGGCGGGCAGCCTCTCGCTCAGCTCCGGCACGTGCGTGATGACACCCACCATGCGCCCCTCCTTCGTCAACGCCTCCAGCACGGCCGTTACGCTGTCGAGGGTGGCGCGGTCCAGCGTCCCGAAGCCCTCGTCGAGGAAGAGCGCGCCCAGTGACGCGTTGCCGGCGAGCGTGTCGGACAGCGCCAGCGCCAGCGCCAGGCTGGCCACGAAGCTCTCGCCGCCCGACAGGGTGCGGGCGCTGCGCAGCTCCCCGCCCGCCCAGGCGTCGGCCACCAGGTAGTCGCCGTCCAGCAGGTGCAGGTCGAAGCGGCCGTCGGTCACGAGCCTCAGGGTGGCCGAGGCGCGGCGCGCCAACCGCTGCTGCACCTGGGTCATCAGGTACTCCTGGAAGCGGTCGCCGCGGAGGTCGAGCGCCAGTTGGCGGTGCAACTCGTGCTTGGCGCGGGCCGCCTCGAGCTCGCGGCGCAGCTCGCCCTTCCGCTCCAGCCGCTCCGTGACGCTCGCGAGGCGGTGGAGCGCCGACCCGAGCTCGCCCGCCACCTCGCCCTGCCGGGCGCGGGCCGCGGCGAGTTCGGCCTCCAGGCGCGTCACGGCGGC
This window of the Trueperaceae bacterium genome carries:
- a CDS encoding SMC family ATPase, producing the protein LGAAQADPSGAIRALKDEIAALAEAANMASAAAERAAHEAERAADALAAKRLAAEEARVAADAAASAVAAATAAGGFADAAEARAALRDQRALEALAARVAEHERESEAVARGERDARAEQAALPPLVDAEGSGAPAAVTRLEAELAAARARQGEVAGELGSALHRLASVTERLERKGELRRELEAARAKHELHRQLALDLRGDRFQEYLMTQVQQRLARRASATLRLVTDGRFDLHLLDGDYLVADAWAGGELRSARTLSGGESFVASLALALALSDTLAGNASLGALFLDEGFGTLDRATLDSVTAVLEALTKEGRMVGVITHVPELSERLPARLVVSKGPDGSTVAWDA
- the nrdR gene encoding transcriptional repressor NrdR, with the protein product MRCPYCSAEDTRVINSRPSDEGAAIRRRRECVACSRRFTTYERAQFEALLVRKRSGRLEAFNPDKLLGKLRIACNKRPVGEKQLREFAYSFEDETGTPEIASEEIGRRVLEFLQETDSVAYIRFLSVYGDFESVGRFIEEIKQLNDKEGAKE